In Candidatus Hadarchaeales archaeon, the genomic stretch AAGAGGATAGCCAAAACGGTAGAAAAGAGACCCGGAGCAATCAAGGGGATGAAGTATTGTCCTTTCTGCGGTTCTAAGTTGGAAGTGGAAGGAGCGCGCTTTTGTCCTTTTTGTGGGAAGGAAGTAAAGGTCTAGCCCAATCCCCAGCTCACCTTCTTCTCCGGAATGAGCTTGAGGATGGGCGCTTCTCCCTCCTCCCAGGGATCCTTTCTAGCCCACTCGAATTTCCGATAGAATTCCTCCCTGATCTTCCTGAACTCCTTTCCCCTCTCCAACACCTCCATTCTCCCCTGCACCATCACAGCTTTGTGGGGCTTGTAGGTATCCACCACCAAAGCTACCTTGGGGTTTTCCTTCACATTCCTGTACTTCTTTGTTCCATAATCCGTAGCCACGTAGAAGAATCCTCCCCTAAAGAGGTAGCAAACCGGGACCACATGGGGAAGGCCGTCCCTACCCACCGTTGCCAGCCTACCCACCTCATTCTCTTCTAAAAATTTCCTTTCCATCCTACTGAACATCCTTTTTCCACCTCTTCGAGGGTTCCACATGTACTACCACGGATGAGAGCCCAGGCATCCTGCGCTTGAGCCTCCTCTCCACCTCACTGGCCACTTCATGTGCCTTTTCCACACTGAGGGAAGGATCCACTTGCAAGTGGAGGTCTGCGTAGATCTTGGAGCCCACCTTCCTAGCCCTGCACCGGTGATAGCTCCTCACCCCCCTCACACCCAGACAAGCCTTTCTGACCTCTGAGGTGAAATCTTTAGGGGCCTCACCCATGAGGGACCCCACCGCTTCCCTCCCCACGCAGATTCCCCAATACATCAGGAGAAGGGAAATGAAGAAGGAAGAAAGGGCATCCACCCACCTCCTCCCCATCCTCACGAAGACTATGGTAGTAAGGACCAAGATGGAAGCCAAGGCATCGGAAAGGGTGTGATAACCATCCGCTACCACGGAGGGATTATCCCACTCCCTCCCGATTCTGAGCTTGGTGATTCCCAAGATCGAAAAAAGGGGTATAGTAACCCCCGCTACCAAAAGCAACCACACGGGAGGCTCTGCGGGCTCGCTCCCTTGGAAGGACAACAGGATGATCCTCACAGCTGCAAGAATGAGGACGCAGGAGAGGAGGAGAGAAACCAGCATCTCCGCCTGTCCGTGACCATACTGATGGTTACGGTCTGCAGGACGTCTAGAGACCCTCAGACCCACCCATACACAAAGGGAGGTGAAAGTATCAAAAAGGGCATCCAAACCCGCCGCCAAGAAAACGAGCAGGCCGAAAACCGACCAAAGCCCCACCTCCACCAGTCCCAACCCTCCGGTAAGGGCCATGGAAAGCAGGACGATCTTATCCGGTGCTCGCACATAAGAAATAAGAAACCACCTTAAAGGATGTTCCCATTCGTTTAAGAAGTTCGGAAAAAAAAGAATAGCAAATGAACGTGGTCTGGACGGTCCTAGGGACGATGGCCATCTTCTTGGCCCGCCTGCTTCAGAGCATCCTTTTCACCATCAAGGAGATCCTGATGGTGAGGGGAAATAGGACGGAGGCTAGCCTTCTGAGCCTGGCGGAAACCACGGTCTGGTTCGTGGCTTTTTGCGTGGTGATGAAGGACCTTCTTTCTGGACCCTTTGGTCCCACGGCCGCGGTAAAAGCCACGGCTTTCCTCCTCGGATGGTCCGTCGGAACTTTCCTCGGCATGGAGGTGGAGGAGAGGATGGCCAGGGGATACGCCACCGTCCAAGTTATTTCGGTGGAAAGGGAAAACGAGCTGAGGGAGAGGCTCCTCTCAAGTGGTTTCCCCCTCACCTCCATAAAGGCCCAAGGAAGGAAGGGACCCAGAACTATTTACCAAATCGTCACACCACGGAGGGAACTTCCCAAGCTCTTGCGTTCCATAGACGAGGTGGATCCTAAGGCATTCGTCACCATCTTGGAAACCAAGAGGGTGATGAGGGGGGTAGGAAATTCCCCCTCTGGGGTAGAGTAAAAACTTTTGCGCTTCAATTTTTTTGGTCCAACACCCTATTTCAAAAGAGTGTTGTGAAGGTAACCGTCTTTGGAGGGGCGGGAGAGATAGGAGGCAACCAGATCCTGCTGGAGGGGAGGGAGAGTAAGATCTTTTTGGACTTCGGGAAAAATTTTGCCAGGGAAAGCAGGTACTTTGAGGATCCCTATCTCATCCCTAGAAAGCCTCAGCAACTCTACGAACTGGGTCTCCTTCCCAACCTTCCAGGTCTCTATCCCTGGCAGGAAGAAGAGCCGGAGATCGCGGGTATCCTGCTTTCCCATGCCCATCTGGACCACATGGACTACGCAAGATACACCAAGCAGGAAATTCCTCTCTGGGCTGGAGAGGGGACTTGGAGCGTCATCTTCGCTAGGGAGATCATCGGAAGAAGAAAGGAGGAGGAAAGACTGGCGAAGTTCGAGGACCGTGGCTCAGTCCCCTTCTATAAGTGCTTTGCTCAGTACCGTCCAAACCTCATGAACTTCAGAACGGGGAGAGAGGTGAAGGTGGGGGAGTTCACGGTGAGGCCCGTCCACGTGGACCATTCCATCCTGGCCTCCTATGGATTCGTTCTCGAAGGACCGGAAGGGAAGATATCTTACACGGGGGATCTCAGGTTTCACGGACCCAAGAATTTTTCAGAGGATTTCTTGAAGGAGGCGGAGGGATGTGACGTGCTGATCATGGAGGGGACCAACGTACTGGAATCCAGGCCCTTCAGCGAAGGGGAGGTGAGGGAGAAGGTGGAAAAAATCGTGACGAAAACGAAGGGACTGGTGGCAACGAGCTTCGCGAGCATGGATATCGACCGCCTCAGGACCTTTTTCGAGGTGGCCGATAAACACGGAAGGATACTGGTGCTTTCCACAAGGCAGGCTGTCCTCCTCGAATACATCAGGCAAGAAATAGAGAAGGGGCCCGTGGACTTTCCCTTCAAGCTGGGGGACCCCAGGGTGAAGATCTACGGCAAGGAAAAGGAGAATAGTAAGTGGGAACAGAAACTGAAAAGCCTCTACGAAACAGTGAATAGTTCTTGGGTTTCACAGAATCAGGAAAAAGTACTACTTTTCGCCACCTACTATGACATGCTTGAACTCCTGAGTATCAAGCCCAATCCAGGATCCGTCTTCATCTATTCCGAAAGCGAGCCCTTGAACGAAGAGGGGGAAATAGAGTTCGAGAAGCTGGAAAACTGGCTGGAGCTCCTGGGCATGCCCATGTTCCATGTCCATGCCTCAGGGCATGCAAGTTCCTTGGAACTGGCGGAGATGGTGGAAAGGCTTTCCCCGAAAAAGGTCATAATAGTGCATTGCGAGCGTCCCATGCTCTTCAAAAAATTTCTCAAGACCCGTGCGGAGGTAATTTGCCCTGAAAGGGGAAAAACTATTCACCTTTAAAATTTAAAATTCCGGGAGGAAAAAAACAAAAGGAATGAAGGGCTTCACCCTCCTCCTCTCCCTTCTGGTAGTTCTCGCCTGGTTCCAGCCACCTGTGAGTGCCTGTGAAGATCTCTCTCCTTTGACCCCTTTAAAAGGCGGAAGGCTGGAGAATGTGGGAGGAAAATATCTCCTAAGGGTTGAGGGTTCGCCCTACGAGATGGGGTATCAACATGGCTACCTGCTGGCTAAAGGTGTCCAGAGGATGACCAAAGAATTCATCTATGCAGTGGTTGAAAGTTATGGTATACCGAGGGAGTTGACGGACCTCCTAAAACCCTTGATAATAGCTATGTGCCATGCGAACGAGAAGTTTGTCCCAAAGGAATTCAGGGAAGAAATGAAGGGAATCGTGGATGGCGCAAACGACTACGGCAACCTTTACCTCGAGAACTGGGAAAACTTGTCCTACGAGGATGTTCTCCTCCTCAATCTAGGGTTCGACATCTTGTTGAGTATAGCTTATCCTATCATCACCCCCCTACTTCCCCTTG encodes the following:
- a CDS encoding pyridoxamine 5'-phosphate oxidase family protein, translating into MFSRMERKFLEENEVGRLATVGRDGLPHVVPVCYLFRGGFFYVATDYGTKKYRNVKENPKVALVVDTYKPHKAVMVQGRMEVLERGKEFRKIREEFYRKFEWARKDPWEEGEAPILKLIPEKKVSWGLG
- a CDS encoding cation diffusion facilitator family transporter, with the translated sequence MRAPDKIVLLSMALTGGLGLVEVGLWSVFGLLVFLAAGLDALFDTFTSLCVWVGLRVSRRPADRNHQYGHGQAEMLVSLLLSCVLILAAVRIILLSFQGSEPAEPPVWLLLVAGVTIPLFSILGITKLRIGREWDNPSVVADGYHTLSDALASILVLTTIVFVRMGRRWVDALSSFFISLLLMYWGICVGREAVGSLMGEAPKDFTSEVRKACLGVRGVRSYHRCRARKVGSKIYADLHLQVDPSLSVEKAHEVASEVERRLKRRMPGLSSVVVHVEPSKRWKKDVQ
- a CDS encoding DUF2179 domain-containing protein, which gives rise to MNVVWTVLGTMAIFLARLLQSILFTIKEILMVRGNRTEASLLSLAETTVWFVAFCVVMKDLLSGPFGPTAAVKATAFLLGWSVGTFLGMEVEERMARGYATVQVISVERENELRERLLSSGFPLTSIKAQGRKGPRTIYQIVTPRRELPKLLRSIDEVDPKAFVTILETKRVMRGVGNSPSGVE
- a CDS encoding MBL fold metallo-hydrolase, whose product is MKVTVFGGAGEIGGNQILLEGRESKIFLDFGKNFARESRYFEDPYLIPRKPQQLYELGLLPNLPGLYPWQEEEPEIAGILLSHAHLDHMDYARYTKQEIPLWAGEGTWSVIFAREIIGRRKEEERLAKFEDRGSVPFYKCFAQYRPNLMNFRTGREVKVGEFTVRPVHVDHSILASYGFVLEGPEGKISYTGDLRFHGPKNFSEDFLKEAEGCDVLIMEGTNVLESRPFSEGEVREKVEKIVTKTKGLVATSFASMDIDRLRTFFEVADKHGRILVLSTRQAVLLEYIRQEIEKGPVDFPFKLGDPRVKIYGKEKENSKWEQKLKSLYETVNSSWVSQNQEKVLLFATYYDMLELLSIKPNPGSVFIYSESEPLNEEGEIEFEKLENWLELLGMPMFHVHASGHASSLELAEMVERLSPKKVIIVHCERPMLFKKFLKTRAEVICPERGKTIHL